One stretch of Brassica napus cultivar Da-Ae unplaced genomic scaffold, Da-Ae ScsIHWf_1508;HRSCAF=2105, whole genome shotgun sequence DNA includes these proteins:
- the LOC106449391 gene encoding acyl-protein thioesterase 2-like isoform X1: protein MINALKLMKKICVFFINILFTPPENPDRLLIYLSSVVFCLWNLKALKRKTTQPVECSNYLSATMSYSHQSMGSGSRNARGYEFGRTYVVRPKGKHQATLVWLHGLGDNGSSSSQLMESLHLPNIKWICPTAPTRPVSSLGGYTCTAWFDVGEISEDSHDDLEGLDASASHIANLLSSEPADVKVGIGGFSMGAAISLYSATCYALGRYGTGHTYPINLRAVVGLSGWLPGWKSLRNKIECSYEAARRAASLPIILTHGTADDLVPYRFGEKSAQSLGMAGFRQAVFKPYEGLGHYTVPKELDEVVQWLTTRLGLEGSR from the exons ATGATCAATGCGTTGAAACTGATGAAAAAGATTTGTGTCTTTTTCATCAATATCTTGTTCACCCCACCTGAAAATCCAG ATCGCCTTCTCATATATTTATCATCAGTTGTTTTTTGTCTTTGGAACTTGAAGGCTCTCAAAAGAAAAACTACACAACCTGTAGAGTGTTCAAATTACCTTTCAGCAACAATGAGTTATTCTCATCAAAGCATGGGTTCTG GTAGTAGAAATGCAAGGGGATATGAATTTGGAAGGACTTATGTTGTGAGGCCTAAAGGAAAGCATCAAGCCACTCTAGTATGGCTTCATGGTCTTGGGGACAATGGCTCTAG CTCGTCTCAGCTCATGGAAAGCTTGCATCTTCCAAAT ATAAAATGGATTTGCCCTACTGCTCCTACGCGTCCTGTTTCAAGTCTTGGTGGATATACCTGCACTGCTT GGTTTGATGTTGGGGAAATTTCTGAAGACAGTCATGATGATTTGGAAGGTTTAGATGCCTCAGCTTCACATATTGCTAACCTTTTGTCCTCTGAACCAGCAGATG TTAAAGTGGGGATAGGAGGTTTTAGCATGGGAGCAGCGATATCTCTTTACTCTGCCACTTGCTATGCTCTTGGACGTTATGGAACTGGCCACACATACCCAATAAACCTACGAGCTGTTGTAGGACTCAGCGGCTGGCTTCCCGGTTGGAA GAGCTTAAGGAACAAAATAGAATGTTCGTATGAGGCTGCAAGGCGTGCTGCATCGTTACCAATCATACTTACACATGGAACTG CCGATGATTTGGTTCCTTATAGGTTTGGAGAGAAATCTGCGCAGTCTCTTGGCATGGCTGGATTTCGACAAGCTGTCTTTAAGCCATACGAAGG ACTTGGTCACTATACTGTTCCCAAAGAACTGGATGAAGTCGTTCAGTGGCTCACAACAAGGCTCGGGCTAGAGGGCTCACGCTAA
- the LOC106449391 gene encoding acyl-protein thioesterase 2-like isoform X2 — MINALKLMKKICVFFINILFTPPENPVVFCLWNLKALKRKTTQPVECSNYLSATMSYSHQSMGSGSRNARGYEFGRTYVVRPKGKHQATLVWLHGLGDNGSSSSQLMESLHLPNIKWICPTAPTRPVSSLGGYTCTAWFDVGEISEDSHDDLEGLDASASHIANLLSSEPADVKVGIGGFSMGAAISLYSATCYALGRYGTGHTYPINLRAVVGLSGWLPGWKSLRNKIECSYEAARRAASLPIILTHGTADDLVPYRFGEKSAQSLGMAGFRQAVFKPYEGLGHYTVPKELDEVVQWLTTRLGLEGSR, encoded by the exons ATGATCAATGCGTTGAAACTGATGAAAAAGATTTGTGTCTTTTTCATCAATATCTTGTTCACCCCACCTGAAAATCCAG TTGTTTTTTGTCTTTGGAACTTGAAGGCTCTCAAAAGAAAAACTACACAACCTGTAGAGTGTTCAAATTACCTTTCAGCAACAATGAGTTATTCTCATCAAAGCATGGGTTCTG GTAGTAGAAATGCAAGGGGATATGAATTTGGAAGGACTTATGTTGTGAGGCCTAAAGGAAAGCATCAAGCCACTCTAGTATGGCTTCATGGTCTTGGGGACAATGGCTCTAG CTCGTCTCAGCTCATGGAAAGCTTGCATCTTCCAAAT ATAAAATGGATTTGCCCTACTGCTCCTACGCGTCCTGTTTCAAGTCTTGGTGGATATACCTGCACTGCTT GGTTTGATGTTGGGGAAATTTCTGAAGACAGTCATGATGATTTGGAAGGTTTAGATGCCTCAGCTTCACATATTGCTAACCTTTTGTCCTCTGAACCAGCAGATG TTAAAGTGGGGATAGGAGGTTTTAGCATGGGAGCAGCGATATCTCTTTACTCTGCCACTTGCTATGCTCTTGGACGTTATGGAACTGGCCACACATACCCAATAAACCTACGAGCTGTTGTAGGACTCAGCGGCTGGCTTCCCGGTTGGAA GAGCTTAAGGAACAAAATAGAATGTTCGTATGAGGCTGCAAGGCGTGCTGCATCGTTACCAATCATACTTACACATGGAACTG CCGATGATTTGGTTCCTTATAGGTTTGGAGAGAAATCTGCGCAGTCTCTTGGCATGGCTGGATTTCGACAAGCTGTCTTTAAGCCATACGAAGG ACTTGGTCACTATACTGTTCCCAAAGAACTGGATGAAGTCGTTCAGTGGCTCACAACAAGGCTCGGGCTAGAGGGCTCACGCTAA
- the LOC106449391 gene encoding acyl-protein thioesterase 2-like isoform X3 encodes MSYSHQSMGSGSRNARGYEFGRTYVVRPKGKHQATLVWLHGLGDNGSSSSQLMESLHLPNIKWICPTAPTRPVSSLGGYTCTAWFDVGEISEDSHDDLEGLDASASHIANLLSSEPADVKVGIGGFSMGAAISLYSATCYALGRYGTGHTYPINLRAVVGLSGWLPGWKSLRNKIECSYEAARRAASLPIILTHGTADDLVPYRFGEKSAQSLGMAGFRQAVFKPYEGLGHYTVPKELDEVVQWLTTRLGLEGSR; translated from the exons ATGAGTTATTCTCATCAAAGCATGGGTTCTG GTAGTAGAAATGCAAGGGGATATGAATTTGGAAGGACTTATGTTGTGAGGCCTAAAGGAAAGCATCAAGCCACTCTAGTATGGCTTCATGGTCTTGGGGACAATGGCTCTAG CTCGTCTCAGCTCATGGAAAGCTTGCATCTTCCAAAT ATAAAATGGATTTGCCCTACTGCTCCTACGCGTCCTGTTTCAAGTCTTGGTGGATATACCTGCACTGCTT GGTTTGATGTTGGGGAAATTTCTGAAGACAGTCATGATGATTTGGAAGGTTTAGATGCCTCAGCTTCACATATTGCTAACCTTTTGTCCTCTGAACCAGCAGATG TTAAAGTGGGGATAGGAGGTTTTAGCATGGGAGCAGCGATATCTCTTTACTCTGCCACTTGCTATGCTCTTGGACGTTATGGAACTGGCCACACATACCCAATAAACCTACGAGCTGTTGTAGGACTCAGCGGCTGGCTTCCCGGTTGGAA GAGCTTAAGGAACAAAATAGAATGTTCGTATGAGGCTGCAAGGCGTGCTGCATCGTTACCAATCATACTTACACATGGAACTG CCGATGATTTGGTTCCTTATAGGTTTGGAGAGAAATCTGCGCAGTCTCTTGGCATGGCTGGATTTCGACAAGCTGTCTTTAAGCCATACGAAGG ACTTGGTCACTATACTGTTCCCAAAGAACTGGATGAAGTCGTTCAGTGGCTCACAACAAGGCTCGGGCTAGAGGGCTCACGCTAA
- the LOC125597642 gene encoding uncharacterized protein LOC125597642, which translates to MSSSQELSHNAGEATGQVQLKKEEYLNKVSHAMDQNVDHHTHPQSHAEHDQNNPSLISQASTVIQQTGGQVKNMAQGAADAVKNTLGMSPATNNPSSPAGRTHPSNPSSPAGTTRPSNPSSRNI; encoded by the exons ATGTCGTCAAGCCAAGAGTTAAGCCACAATGCCGGAGAAGCCACCGGTCAAGTTCAG CTGAAGAAGGAAGAGTACTTGAACAAAGTATCACACGCAATGGATCAGAATGTTGATCATCACACTCACCCACAGTCACACGCAGAACATGATCAGAACAATCCTTCCCTAATCTCACAGGCCTCTACTGTCATTCAACAg ACAGGTGGCCAAGTGAAGAATATGGCACAAGGAGCAGCCGACGCTGTGAAAAACACTCTTGGGATGAGTCCGGCCACCAACAACCCTAGCAGCCCGGCCGGCAGGACCCACCCGAGCAATCCTAGCAGTCCAGCCGGAACGACCCGCCCGAGCAACCCTAGCTCAAGGAATATATAA